From the Theropithecus gelada isolate Dixy chromosome 16, Tgel_1.0, whole genome shotgun sequence genome, the window CATTTCGGGGGCAGGGGAGGGCTGGGAAGGAAGGCTGGCTGGGACTCTTGCATCTTAATCTAACCCTGATCCTCTTTCCATGAGCAGAGCTCCGATGCCCCGGAAGCCTGGGAGAATGGGGAGAGATCCCGGAAAAGGAGAGCAGTGCTCACCCAAAAACAGAAGAGTGAGGCTTCCAGGGTGCAGCAGGGGTGGGAGGTGTGCAGCAGCATGGGGATTGTAAGCCTGAGTCAGGGTGAGGGTGGAGGCTGCCAACAGCACAACGGGGAAAAGTGGACATGGCTGagattccctccttctctcctcagAGCAGCACGCCGTCCTGCACCTGGTTCCCATTAATGCCACCTCCAAGGGTTAGCACTATTTTAAATATGGCTTTGGGGAGGGGCAATAACCAGCAACTCTCGGGCTGGCACTTGGGCTCAAGGGGTTCTTATAGGTGAAAGGGGAAGAACCAAAAAGGATCTGAGAGTGCCAAGAAATCCTGACCGACACACTTCTCACCTCCAGATGACTCCGATGTGACCGAGGTGATGTGGCAACCAGCTCTTCGGCGTGGGAGAGGCCTACAGGCCCAAGGATATGGTGTCCGAATCCGGGATGCTGGAGTTTATCTGCTGTATAGCCAGGTAACCCCGCCACACTCTGAGCTTCACAAGGGGCCTCTTTGGCCCGATACTGAGGGTTCCTGACCCCTCTATTCATACCAAACCTAGCAGACCCTTCATTCTTCCCTCATTATcgctcctgaggcctcccagaacTGAGCAAGGCCACCCTGTTTTCTTCAACATCTCCCTTTCCTGCCAGGTCCTGTTTCAAGACGTGACTTTCACCATGGGTCAGGTGGTGTCTCGAGAAGGCCAAGGAAAGCAAGAGACTCTATTTCGATGTATAAGAAGTATGCCCTCCCACCCAGACCGGGCCTACAACAGCTGCTATAGCGCAGGTGAGAGCCGTGTGGGCAGCCGAAAGCAGGACATCTCTGACAGGGGGTGCAGTGCAGGGAGCTACCAATTGGAGGGAGGCTGGAAACCTAAACAGAGGCGGGCCTCTTCATTCTGAGGAGTGAAGTGCAGAATGCCTGGGTCCTTACAGGAGGTAGAGGAACGGTGGAGCTGGAAAGGCAGGGGGAAGCAGGGCATCTGGATGGCTGTGCTTCACTGCGAATctaccttctctcttttctcaggTGTCTTCCATTTACACCAAGGGGATATTCTAAGTGTCATAATTCCCCGGGCAAGGGCGAAACTTAACCTCTCTCCACATGGAACCTTCCTGGGGTTTGTGAAACTGTGATTGTGTTATAAAAAGTGGCTCCCAGCTTGGAAGACCAGGGTGGGTACATACTGGAGACAGCCAAGAGCTGAGTATAGAAAGGAGAGGGAATGTGCAGGAACAGAGGCGTCTTCCTGGGTTTGGCTCCCGGTTCCTCACTTTTCCCTTTTCATTCCCACCCCCTAGACTTTGATTTTACGGATATCTTGCTTCTGTCCCCCATGGAGCTCCGAATTCTTGCCTGTGTGTAGATGAGGGGCGGGGGACGGGCGCCAGGCATTGTCCAGACCTGGTCGGGGACCACTGGAAGCATCCGGAACAGCACCACCATCTAGCGGCCGCTCGAGGGAAGCACCTGCCGGTTGGCCGAAGTCCACGAAGCCGCCCTCTGCTAGGGAAAACCCCTGGTTCTCCATGCCACACCTCTCTCCAGGTGCCCTCTGCCTCTTCACCCCCACAAGAAGCCCTATCCTACGTCATTCTCTCCAAATATCGGACCCCAGTTTCCATCACTATCTCCAAAGATGTATCTATTATGCGCCCGTCTACAGGGGGTGCCCGACGAGGACGGTGCCTTCGCAGTCAAATTACTCTTCGGGTCCCAAGGTTTGGCTTTCATGCGCTCCATTGCCCCGGCGTGGCAGGCCATTCCAAGCCCTTCCGGGCTGGAAGTGCTGTCGGGGGAGCCTCGGATGTATCGTACGCCCTGGTGTTGGTGTTGCCTCACTCCTCTGAGCTCTTCTTTCTGATCAAGCCCTgcttaaagttaaataaaagagaatgaatgatACCCCGGCTCCATTTCCCCCACTGCCTCGCCTCAGCCCGGTCCTCGTACGGGGATCTCCCGCCCTCCTGGCTCTCCTGTGGCGCGCCCCGCGCCGGACCAAGGTACTAGGGGCGCCGCTAGGGTCAGGCCGGCGAGAGCGGAGAAGACAGAGCGCGGCGCAAAAGGGAAAGTGGCTGGGACCCCACGCGCGGCCGGGAGGCAGATGTGCGCAGGCGCAGTCCTGTGTACCGCTGTGGGCGGGCCGGTCCCGTGGCGCCGGCGTCCTCGGGTAGGCGGGACTGGGCGCTTGGTGGCCGCGCCGGCGCTCTTCGCCGGGTGTGACGTACTAATCGTGCGCCGCCACTGCCGGTGGGCCCGGGGCTCgcgggaggggaaggaggaggagggggggaggagtggcggcggcggtggcgctggtggtggcggtggtgctggtggtggcggtggcggtggcggAGGTGGAGGTCGAAGCTGAAGCTGAAGCAGAGCCAGAGGCGGCGCGGCGGGGTGTTCGGCGGCGCGGCACGCGGCCCAGAAGCGTTGGAATCCTGAATTGAGACGGCTGCGCCTGAAGACAGCAGGAGTGGCGGGGCCGCCGCCGTCGCCGGAGAGATGAGCCGGGAAGCTTGAGGCCGGAGACGCCCGCCCTCGGGCCCGTCTGCCCGGCTTCCCCGCTCGCGGTGAGgacgccccctcccctccccccctccagccctgccttggcctctcccaTTCCTGGGCCTCGCTTCCACCCAACCGGGGCCCAGAGGCCCGCAAAAGGGCTTCTTAAGGCCCGTGTGCGCCCAGCCATCCAAGCCCGTGGCACCGGACTGGTGCCGGGTTGCATTCTGGTCCCCGAGGATGAAGTAGGAGGGGGCTGGCCCGGCCTGGCTCGTGCGCTCCGTTCTGTCCCAGCGCCTTGATTCAGTTCCCTTTAAGTTTCCTTCAAAGTGCTTCCCCGTTCATCAGCCTCTGCCCCTGAACCATAGCCTTGGCATCCGCACCTGAGATGACCGCAGCCTTCCCACGCCCCCTGTTCATCCAGGGTGTTAGAGAACTCCCACTCCAGCCCACAGTTTCCACGTGCAAGTTGCATTCTCCTCAGGTACCACGGTTATCATGTCCCTGAGGAAAGAAATTGCCCTTATTGGGCCCTCAAAGGACAGCCCTGGTGGTATTAAAATAAAGACGTAGAACCAGGTATTGCTATTGGGTTTGGCCTGGGGATCTTAGAAATAAGATTTCTGAGGCCTGGTGCTTAGCCATTTTCCCTTGTCTCTGAACTGGGGAGAGATGATGGCACAGACCCTAAAGGGCCCCTTGTTGATTGCGTTAACTGGGAAGATCTTAAGTTTGGAGTTTTGcgtttttctgcttttctttatttgcatCTGAATCCAGAGGAGGCATGGCCAGGAAGAGAGGCAGGATCTGCGCTGGCGTGATGCTTAGATTTTGATATTCTTGATCTTTGTTTTTCAGGGTACTGGAAGATGAAAGAGACTATACAAGGGACCCGGTCCTGGGGGCCTGAGCCTCCTGGACCCGGCATACCCCCAGCTTACTCAAGTCCCAGGCGGGAGCGTCTTCGTTGGCCCCCACCTCCCAAACCCCGACTCAAGTCAGGTGGAGGGTTTGGGCCAGATCCTGGGTCAGGGACCACAGTGCCAGCCAGACGCCTCCCTGTCCCCCGACCCTCTTTTGATGCCTCAGCaagtgaagaggaggaggaagaggaggaggaggaggatgaagatgaagaggaggaagtgGCAGCTTGGAGGCTGCCCCCCAGATGGAGTCAGCTGGGAACCTCCCAGCGGCCCCGCCCTTCCCGCCCCACTCATCGAAAAACCTGCTCACAGCGCCGCCGTCGAGCCATGAGAGCCTTCCGGATGCTGCTCTACTCAAAAAGCACCTCGCTGACATTCCACTGGAAGCTTTGGGGGCGCCACCGGGGCCGGCGGCGGGGCCTCACACACCCCAAGAACCATCTTTCACCCCAGGAAGGGGGTGCGACGCCACAGGTGCCATCCCCCTGTTGTCGTTTTGACTCTCCCCGGGGGCCACCTCCACCCCGGCTGGGTCTGCTAGGTGCTCTCATGGCTGAGGATGGGGTGAGAGGGTCTCCACCAGTGCCCTCTGGGCCCCCTATGGAGGAAGATGGACTCAGGTGGACTCCAAAGTCTCCTCTGGACCCTGACTCGGGTAAGGTGGGAaaggggtgtggggtggggatggggggaaAGGGGTTAGGAAGGGATAAGAGCCTGGAGCACCAGGAGCCTGTTGCCATGGTGAGAGTTGGGTTTAGGGAAAGTAGGATGGCAGAGTGACAGCTCCACAAGAGCTGCAGAATATCTCCATTAAGCCCCACTTTGAGCAGAAAGTAAGCTTGGGAGTGAGCCTGGCTGTTTCCCAGTCAGAACTAGGAAACAGATTCCCTAAGTAGGTATCCTGTGGTCTTGAGCGCAGATGCGAAAGGGGAGCTGTGGTTTAGAAAAATCCTGTCCACGGGAAATCCCTCGTCGGCCTCTCAGTATAAGAACCCCTGTGTGTACATCTCCAGAGAGTACcactcccacagtgctgggatgggCTCTCTCCCGGTAGTGGAGTACATCATCTTACAGTTGTGAAATAATATTTCCCTTTCGGAGAACTCCAGCCAAACAATTTCAGGCTCTCTACGTCTTTATTACATATTCAACTATTCATTGAGCCATTACAATATGCTGGGTACTGTGCTAGGTGTTTGGCATATAGTGGTGACAAATATCCCTGAAGTTTTCATGTCTAATTgctaatcctttttttt encodes:
- the TNFSF13 gene encoding tumor necrosis factor ligand superfamily member 13 isoform X3, with amino-acid sequence MPASSLFSLAPKGPPGNMGVPVREPALSVALWLSWGAALGAVACAMALLTQQTELQSLRREVSRLQRTGGPSQKAEGYPWQSLPEQSSDAPEAWENGERSRKRRAVLTQKQKNDSDVTEVMWQPALRRGRGLQAQGYGVRIRDAGVYLLYSQVLFQDVTFTMGQVVSREGQGKQETLFRCIRSMPSHPDRAYNSCYSAGVFHLHQGDILSVIIPRARAKLNLSPHGTFLGFVKL
- the TNFSF13 gene encoding tumor necrosis factor ligand superfamily member 13 isoform X5, which translates into the protein MPASSLFSLAPKGPPGNMGVPVREPALSVALWLSWGAALGAVACAMALLTQQTELQSLRREVSRLQRTGGPSQKAEGYPWQSLPEQHAVLHLVPINATSKDDSDVTEVMWQPALRRGRGLQAQGYGVRIRDAGVYLLYSQVLFQDVTFTMGQVVSREGQGKQETLFRCIRSMPSHPDRAYNSCYSAGVFHLHQGDILSVIIPRARAKLNLSPHGTFLGFVKL
- the TNFSF13 gene encoding tumor necrosis factor ligand superfamily member 13 isoform X6: MGVPVREPALSVALWLSWGAALGAVACAMALLTQQTELQSLRREVSRLQRTGGPSQKAEGYPWQSLPEQHAVLHLVPINATSKDDSDVTEVMWQPALRRGRGLQAQGYGVRIRDAGVYLLYSQVLFQDVTFTMGQVVSREGQGKQETLFRCIRSMPSHPDRAYNSCYSAGVFHLHQGDILSVIIPRARAKLNLSPHGTFLGFVKL
- the TNFSF13 gene encoding tumor necrosis factor ligand superfamily member 13 isoform X2, whose product is MPASSLFSLAPKGPPGNMGVPVREPALSVALWLSWGAALGAVACAMALLTQQTELQSLRREVSRLQRTGGPSQKAEGYPWQSLPEQSSDAPEAWENGERSRKRRAVLTQKQKKQHAVLHLVPINATSKDDSDVTEVMWQPALRRGRGLQAQGYGVRIRDAGVYLLYSQVLFQDVTFTMGQVVSREGQGKQETLFRCIRSMPSHPDRAYNSCYSAGVFHLHQGDILSVIIPRARAKLNLSPHGTFLGL
- the TNFSF13 gene encoding tumor necrosis factor ligand superfamily member 13 isoform X1, with product MPASSLFSLAPKGPPGNMGVPVREPALSVALWLSWGAALGAVACAMALLTQQTELQSLRREVSRLQRTGGPSQKAEGYPWQSLPEQSSDAPEAWENGERSRKRRAVLTQKQKKQHAVLHLVPINATSKDDSDVTEVMWQPALRRGRGLQAQGYGVRIRDAGVYLLYSQVLFQDVTFTMGQVVSREGQGKQETLFRCIRSMPSHPDRAYNSCYSAGVFHLHQGDILSVIIPRARAKLNLSPHGTFLGFVKL
- the TNFSF13 gene encoding tumor necrosis factor ligand superfamily member 13 isoform X4, with amino-acid sequence MPASSLFSLAPKGPPGNMGVPVREPALSVALWLSWGAALGAVACAMALLTQQTELQSLRREVSRLQRTGGPSQKAEGYPWQSLPEQQHAVLHLVPINATSKDDSDVTEVMWQPALRRGRGLQAQGYGVRIRDAGVYLLYSQVLFQDVTFTMGQVVSREGQGKQETLFRCIRSMPSHPDRAYNSCYSAGVFHLHQGDILSVIIPRARAKLNLSPHGTFLGFVKL